The genomic region CATGCCGGCCTGCGGCATCCGCGTCGGCCGCGATATAGATACGCCGGCATCCGGGCGGGACGTTGAAGGCCGCGAGGTGATTGGCCGTCAGGGCCGCGACCATCGGCATGCCGGGTATCACGTGCGTGAGCGACAGCATGGTTTCGAGGCCCTCGCCCGCTGCCAGGACCGGTACAGGATCGGTAACGGGATAGCGGAAACGGACGCCGTTGCCGAGCAGCCCACCGAGCGCACGGCGCGGATCGTCCACCTTGGCCTTGCCGACGCCGTCGGGATCGAGCCAGCTGCGATGCACTCCGGTAATGGCACCGGCAGCGTCGGTGACAGCCGCAATAAGCGCCGGATAGCTGCTCGTCCGGCCGGTAACGAGATCGCGATAGTAGCAGGACGGATGGAAACGGAGCGCACCATGGGTGGACGCCCGCAGAATGCCGCGTTCGCGCAGATAGATGTCGGCGAGCGTACCCGCCAACGGCTGCGTCATTCGAAACAGCCGTCGTGCCCGCTCTGTCGCCGGCCGCTCGACCGGAGAGGCGTCACTTACGTCGCCGCTGAGGTCCGACACCGGTTCGGGCTGGGGCAGACTGAGAAAATGACGCGCCTCCTCGGCAACGTCCCGGAAGTCCACGAGGCCACAGGTCTCGCGGACGAGATCGAGC from Rhizobium indicum harbors:
- a CDS encoding DUF7146 domain-containing protein, yielding MLPVSDLAGRLAQDAEAVCRHYLSAGRRAGNYWLVGDVANNKGRSLYVHLAGPRAGRWTDAATGQFGDLLDLVRETCGLVDFRDVAEEARHFLSLPQPEPVSDLSGDVSDASPVERPATERARRLFRMTQPLAGTLADIYLRERGILRASTHGALRFHPSCYYRDLVTGRTSSYPALIAAVTDAAGAITGVHRSWLDPDGVGKAKVDDPRRALGGLLGNGVRFRYPVTDPVPVLAAGEGLETMLSLTHVIPGMPMVAALTANHLAAFNVPPGCRRIYIAADADAAGRHGIEGLSRRAQAHGILPLVLSPELGDFNEDLRWLGPDRLTASLRAQLVPEDAMAFLPA